From Desulfobacteraceae bacterium, one genomic window encodes:
- a CDS encoding slipin family protein, giving the protein MLQLPVILIVALVVIFLWSAIRVLNEYERGVIFRLGRVIKSKGPGLIILIPVIDKMVKVSLRLVVSDVDPQDVITRDNVSVKVNAVIYFRVIDPNKAVLQVEDYRYAMSQLAQTTLRSVCGQAELDDLLAAREKINSQLQEILDMHTDPWGIKVATVELKHIDLPQEMQRAMARQAEAERERRAKIINADGEYQAADKLAEAADIMQQHPIALQLRYLQTMREMSTERNTTTFFPFPIDVVKPLIEVMQKALKGGG; this is encoded by the coding sequence ATGCTGCAGTTGCCCGTGATTCTGATTGTCGCCCTGGTGGTCATCTTTCTGTGGTCGGCCATCCGGGTTTTGAACGAATACGAGCGCGGGGTGATTTTCCGGCTGGGCCGGGTGATCAAGTCCAAAGGGCCCGGCCTGATCATCCTGATCCCGGTGATCGACAAGATGGTCAAGGTCAGCCTGCGGCTGGTGGTCTCCGACGTCGACCCCCAGGACGTGATCACCCGCGACAACGTTTCGGTCAAAGTCAACGCGGTGATCTATTTCCGGGTCATCGATCCCAACAAGGCGGTCTTGCAGGTGGAGGACTACCGCTACGCCATGTCCCAGCTGGCCCAGACGACCCTGCGCAGCGTCTGCGGCCAGGCGGAGCTGGACGATTTGCTCGCCGCCCGCGAAAAGATCAACAGCCAGCTGCAGGAGATCCTGGACATGCACACCGACCCCTGGGGCATCAAAGTCGCCACGGTGGAACTCAAGCACATCGACCTGCCCCAGGAGATGCAGCGCGCCATGGCCCGCCAGGCCGAGGCCGAGCGGGAGCGGCGCGCCAAGATCATCAACGCCGACGGTGAATACCAGGCCGCCGACAAACTGGCCGAGGCGGCCGATATCATGCAGCAACATCCCATTGCGCTGCAGCTGCGCTACCTGCAGACCATGCGCGAGATGTCCACCGAGCGCAACACCACGACCTTTTTCCCGTTCCCCATCGACGTCGTCAAACCGCTGATCGAGGTGATGCAAAAAGCGCTCAAGGGCGGTGGCTGA
- a CDS encoding transcription termination factor Rho — translation MGKTKKEAKEKPLDKMTAKELREVAMTIPEIVGVHGMNKNELVSAVKKARGIAEETAKTTSSDIREIKQQIKVFKAQRAQALENDDARKAAIYRRRISRLKKKTRRAA, via the coding sequence ATGGGTAAAACCAAAAAAGAAGCCAAGGAAAAGCCCCTGGACAAGATGACCGCCAAGGAACTGCGGGAAGTCGCGATGACCATCCCCGAAATCGTCGGGGTCCATGGCATGAACAAAAACGAGCTGGTCAGCGCGGTCAAAAAGGCGCGCGGGATTGCCGAAGAAACCGCCAAAACCACCAGTTCCGACATCCGTGAGATCAAACAGCAGATCAAAGTCTTCAAAGCCCAGCGCGCCCAGGCCCTTGAAAACGATGACGCCCGCAAGGCGGCCATCTACCGCCGCCGGATCAGCCGGCTGAAGAAGAAAACCCGGCGTGCCGCCTGA
- a CDS encoding tyrosine recombinase XerC — protein MDHPGPEKLIQGFLDSLAAEKGFSPNTCRAYRHDLEEFAAYLGWVPAGAAAPGAAAKSAPVGFDAVDMLTIRGFLGQLYRRNHKSTIARKLSALRTFFRYLLKLGLVASNPAEMVATPKQEKHLPAYLTVDDMFRLLEAITDDSLAGLRNRAIFETLYSCGLRVSELAGLGAADVDPGRRMVRVLGKGRKERIVPIGQKALAAIDAYRRRLESEAPASAAADGALFLNKFNRRLGTRSIARILDQLVRRCGLLVPVSPHAIRHSFATHLLDAGADLRVVQELLGHQSLSTTQKYTHVSIERLMAAYDQAHPRR, from the coding sequence ATGGACCACCCGGGGCCTGAAAAATTGATCCAGGGGTTTCTGGACAGCCTGGCGGCCGAAAAAGGCTTCAGTCCCAACACCTGCCGGGCTTACCGGCACGACCTGGAGGAGTTTGCCGCCTATCTCGGGTGGGTGCCGGCCGGCGCGGCGGCACCGGGTGCCGCCGCCAAATCCGCTCCCGTCGGTTTCGATGCGGTGGACATGCTGACCATCCGAGGCTTTCTGGGGCAACTTTACCGGCGCAACCACAAAAGCACCATTGCCCGCAAGCTCTCGGCGCTGCGGACATTTTTCCGCTATCTGCTCAAACTGGGGCTGGTCGCCAGCAACCCGGCGGAAATGGTGGCCACCCCCAAGCAGGAAAAACATCTGCCGGCCTACCTGACGGTGGACGACATGTTCCGCCTGCTGGAGGCGATCACCGACGACAGCCTGGCGGGGCTGCGCAACCGGGCGATTTTTGAGACCCTCTATTCCTGCGGCTTGCGGGTCTCGGAACTCGCCGGGCTGGGCGCCGCCGACGTCGACCCCGGCCGGCGGATGGTGCGGGTCCTCGGCAAGGGCCGCAAGGAGCGCATCGTGCCCATCGGGCAGAAGGCCCTCGCGGCCATCGACGCCTATCGGCGGCGGCTCGAGAGTGAGGCGCCGGCGTCAGCCGCCGCCGACGGGGCGCTTTTTCTCAACAAATTCAATCGGCGGCTGGGCACGCGCTCCATCGCGCGCATTCTGGATCAGCTGGTGCGTCGCTGCGGGCTGCTGGTTCCGGTGTCGCCGCACGCCATCCGGCATTCTTTCGCCACCCACCTGCTGGATGCCGGCGCCGACCTGCGGGTGGTGCAGGAACTGCTGGGCCATCAGAGCCTTTCCACCACCCAGAAGTACACCCACGTGAGCATCGAACGCCTGATGGCGGCCTATGACCAGGCCCACCCCCGGCGGTAA
- a CDS encoding nodulation protein NfeD — MRFGPLWLILGAALLMAPLPASAAAPEVYLLNASGPVNPGLVEFLADGIEKAEQEGAAAVVIALDTPGGLADSMREIVKSILASPVPVVVFVSPGGARAASAGVMITMAADVAAMAPGTNIGAAHPVGLGGQEIGESMADKVTNDMAAYSSSIAAKRGRNAEWVEKAVRESVSITASEALQKNVIDLVAEDLDDLLRQLEGREVPGKGRLSLAGARVTIVQETLRTKVLRTISNPNIAYILLMIGMAGLFFELSHPGAIFPGVVGGIAIILAFFAFQTLPVNATGILLIILAVIFFVLELFITSYGLLSIAGIGSLLLGSLMLFEGDKVGVRLSWAVLLPTVALVSGFFIAVVGLVLKTHLSKPRTGAVGLVGEIGVVKVALQPQGKVFIHGELWHARARAPVAVGAKVRVLAVEGLLLEVEPEAA; from the coding sequence ATGCGATTCGGACCGCTGTGGCTGATCCTGGGGGCGGCCCTCCTGATGGCGCCCTTGCCGGCATCCGCCGCCGCCCCTGAAGTCTATCTGCTGAATGCCTCGGGGCCGGTCAATCCGGGGCTGGTGGAATTTCTGGCCGACGGCATCGAGAAGGCGGAACAAGAGGGCGCAGCGGCGGTGGTCATCGCCCTGGATACCCCCGGGGGTTTGGCCGACTCCATGCGCGAGATCGTCAAATCGATTCTCGCAAGCCCTGTTCCGGTGGTGGTTTTCGTCTCACCCGGGGGGGCGCGTGCGGCCTCCGCCGGGGTGATGATCACCATGGCGGCGGATGTCGCCGCCATGGCGCCGGGCACCAACATCGGCGCCGCTCACCCGGTGGGGCTGGGGGGCCAGGAGATCGGCGAGAGCATGGCCGATAAGGTCACCAACGATATGGCCGCCTACAGCAGCAGCATCGCCGCCAAGCGCGGGCGCAATGCCGAGTGGGTGGAAAAAGCGGTGCGCGAAAGCGTTTCGATCACCGCAAGCGAGGCCCTCCAAAAGAATGTGATCGACCTGGTGGCCGAGGACCTGGATGACCTGCTGCGGCAGCTGGAGGGGCGCGAAGTGCCCGGCAAGGGGCGCCTGAGCCTGGCCGGTGCGCGGGTCACCATCGTCCAGGAAACCTTGCGCACCAAAGTCCTGCGGACCATCAGCAACCCCAACATCGCTTACATCCTGTTGATGATCGGGATGGCGGGCCTGTTTTTCGAACTCTCGCACCCGGGGGCCATCTTTCCCGGCGTGGTTGGCGGGATTGCCATCATCCTGGCCTTTTTCGCCTTCCAGACGCTGCCGGTCAACGCCACCGGCATCCTGCTGATCATTCTGGCCGTCATTTTTTTTGTGCTGGAACTTTTCATCACCAGTTACGGCCTGCTGAGCATTGCGGGCATCGGCTCCCTGCTGCTGGGCTCCCTGATGCTGTTTGAAGGCGACAAAGTCGGGGTGCGGTTGTCCTGGGCGGTTCTCTTGCCCACCGTGGCCCTGGTTTCCGGGTTTTTCATCGCGGTCGTCGGGCTGGTGCTCAAGACCCACCTGTCCAAACCGCGCACGGGCGCCGTCGGGCTGGTGGGCGAAATCGGGGTGGTCAAGGTGGCCCTCCAGCCCCAAGGCAAGGTCTTCATTCACGGGGAGTTGTGGCACGCCCGGGCCCGGGCGCCGGTGGCGGTCGGTGCCAAGGTGCGGGTGCTGGCCGTTGAGGGGCTGCTGCTGGAGGTGGAACCCGAAGCGGCCTGA
- a CDS encoding haloacid dehalogenase: MEPPASPARRPPSAGAGLGTGIDPRRLAFDIDGVIADTMRLFLDIAREDYQIADLAYDDITCYTLETCLGIAPTIIREIVDRLLTGDYRAPLRPMPGVRRVLNRIGRRYGPLRLVTARPSATTIHEWLLAASGLAPGEIEVTATGHYAAKAEVLQAKGVAFFVEDRLDTCFLLEAAGITPILFRQPWNREPHPFIEVGSWDELGGLIAF; this comes from the coding sequence ATGGAACCTCCGGCAAGTCCCGCGCGCCGGCCCCCGTCGGCCGGAGCAGGCCTGGGCACCGGCATCGACCCGCGGCGCCTGGCCTTCGACATCGACGGCGTGATTGCGGACACCATGAGGCTTTTTTTGGATATCGCCCGGGAGGATTACCAGATTGCGGACCTCGCCTACGACGATATCACCTGCTACACCCTTGAAACGTGCTTGGGCATTGCACCGACGATCATCCGCGAAATCGTCGATCGCCTGCTGACCGGCGACTACCGCGCTCCCCTGCGACCGATGCCGGGCGTGCGAAGGGTTCTCAACCGCATCGGGCGCCGTTACGGCCCCCTGCGGCTGGTAACCGCCCGGCCTTCGGCGACGACCATCCACGAGTGGCTGCTGGCCGCATCGGGTTTGGCCCCCGGGGAGATCGAGGTGACCGCCACCGGCCATTACGCCGCCAAGGCCGAGGTGCTGCAGGCCAAGGGGGTCGCCTTTTTTGTGGAGGATCGACTGGACACCTGTTTTCTGCTGGAGGCGGCGGGGATCACCCCGATTCTCTTCCGCCAGCCCTGGAACCGGGAACCCCACCCGTTCATCGAGGTCGGCTCCTGGGATGAACTTGGGGGGCTGATCGCCTTTTGA
- the hslV gene encoding ATP-dependent protease subunit HslV — protein sequence MSFQHDRACPGPRFHGTTILAVRRDGKVAVAGDGQVTLGNNIIKHQARKVRRIYEDRIVVGFAGATADALTLFDKLETKLQRFNGNLTRAAVEMAREWRTDKYLRHLEAIMIAVDAGNMLVISGNGDVIEPDEGVMGIGSGGVAAQAAATALMRHSDLDARGILEAAMKIAAGLCIYTNDRITIEEL from the coding sequence ATGAGTTTTCAGCACGACCGAGCCTGCCCTGGGCCCCGTTTTCACGGCACCACCATTCTGGCCGTCCGGCGTGACGGCAAAGTGGCGGTGGCCGGTGACGGCCAGGTGACCCTGGGCAACAACATCATCAAACATCAGGCCCGCAAGGTGCGGCGCATCTACGAAGACCGGATTGTCGTGGGCTTCGCCGGCGCCACCGCCGATGCCCTGACCCTCTTTGACAAGCTGGAGACCAAGCTCCAGCGCTTCAACGGCAATCTCACCCGGGCGGCGGTGGAAATGGCCCGCGAATGGCGCACCGACAAGTACCTGCGGCACCTGGAGGCCATCATGATCGCCGTCGATGCGGGCAATATGCTGGTGATTTCCGGCAACGGCGATGTCATCGAACCCGACGAGGGGGTGATGGGGATCGGCTCCGGCGGCGTCGCCGCCCAGGCCGCCGCCACCGCCCTGATGCGCCACAGCGATTTGGATGCCCGCGGGATCCTCGAAGCCGCCATGAAAATCGCGGCAGGTTTGTGCATCTACACCAACGACCGCATCACCATCGAAGAACTCTAG